TTGACTTACATTAACAAATGTGCATGTGATGATATTGgccttaaatattttctttatattgctTTGGCGGTACTATGACTGCTCCCATAGATAAAGATGGCGTACGACATTTGTTGATTTGCCGTGTCACACTGGGGAAATCAGAGCTTGTTAGTCATGGCTCAAAACAGTCTCATTCTAGTTTGGAATAGTATGATTCGAGCGTCGACGACTTATAATCTCCAAGAAGATACATAGTTTGGAGCACCCATAAGAACATTTACGTGTTGCTGGAGTATGTTGTCAACTTTAGAGCCCCTTGCTGCTCAAGAGGTAATcggattttcttttccattcctGCTTTTGCATTGGTGATATTTGTGTGTTTGACTTTATCTGTCCTATCAACTAGCCGGatgatttgtgaaatttatATGCAATAGGGCCGTTGAGAACTCCGGAGAAGTCATGGAATCTTAACGCCCCTTGGATCCCATTTAAGGAACGAAAACCTTCACTGCATCTGACATCAATTTGGTCTCCAAGTATTATAAGGCTTACAGGGTAAGTGCCACATCAACATTGTCATCACAAAATTCTTGTCTTGCAAgcatttttctttgagaaaaagtaaatgaaagcGTGCGTGTGGAAACATCATCTTCCTTCCCTTAAGATCTTAATTTTATTCGAGCATAATTCCGAAAGTTTAGTAAAAGAGAGGCGAAACcagatttcatttttctatataaaagaTATAAGGGCAATGTCAGACATGATGGTAAGTTCTACTATGAATTTTAGATTGGTCATTCatgatttatcaatttgtcCGAGAAAGTCCAATAAATcatgaaaataagataaattttgtCCTTCATATTTACACAATgcgtaaaaaaaaatattaaaaataaaaaaggctaTTCATTTAAAGGCTTAAAATGTGGggaattttaaagaaaatccaATTAACACTTAATCATCTTTTGTTGGAGGTGTGACGCGGCCATCCACCAACACCTCCCACTTAAAATTGAGTCCCTTCGGTGGCGGCACCTAAGAGAGCCATGCTTGGCATCCGTCCTCTGTCGCTGCCTAGCTGCCCTCAAACGCCTCTTCGCTGCCGCCACCTCCATCAGCAAACCTTCCTTCTTGCTGAATTCCTCCACGATCAGTGCCTCCTCATCCAGCTGTGACCACTGGCGCCACAAGTGGGACGGGACCGAGTATGACCGCATTGGGGCAGACGTGAACTGTCCCTAGTGCTTGAAGCAAATCCCCTCCTCTTCTCCAACCGCCCCCTCCATTACCGGCTGAGAGCCCGACGTTTACCTAGCCCTCAACCTCTGCCCTTGCTACCGGACGGCCTTCTACTTCAGGCCTTTCAAGCTGGAATGATTGTAGGGGAAGCTCCATCAAGATTAGCCAGGTCTTTGCTAGGGACATGGAGAGGCATTGAGATGCATCGTGTGTGAAGAGCAAAGGTTCCGGTGAAATGGCAGAGTTGCCGTTGCTGATGCCGAAGGAGGTTTGCAAGGCGCTCGACAAGTTCATTGTTGGGCAATAAATGGCAAAAGACTAAGTGTTTAGAACCGGCATGTGTAATCAGTACTCCCTAGTCATAGACACTGTGCGAAGAGTGAAAAAGGTTGCAGTGAAACGGCAAAGTTGTAGATATTTATGCTGAAGGAGCTTTGCAAGGGGCTTGACAAGTTCGTTGTTGGGCaatgggaaaatgtcacaaacaaTTCCTAAACTTCcacttaatgtgcaatctcgtccctagacttttaatttgttcaatttggtccctgaattATCGATAAATGTCCAATCTAGTCcctgactatttgaaaattgaccaattttgtccctgagctttcgatttgctcaatttggtccctaaactattaacaaatgttccATTTAGTCCTTTCGTTTGTTCAAACCGTTAAGTGATGACGTGAAGCATTAATTGATGACGTGGAACTAAGTTGGATTACTAGAATTATGAGTCaatatatatctttaaaaaggaaaacaaattaggGGTCAGCTAGAGATGAGAGCATTAATCACAAAAGCAGAGAAAATAAGTGGTTATGTATCTTTTTTTGGACGGTGGCCACAATTTGACTTGTTTTCAAGGGAGTTCCCATGTGAATATTCCacatgtccttttttattttatatttaagagaCTAAAAAGCCATGGAAGCCAATTTCGTTAACTTTAACTAATGGAAAgacaaaattggtcaattttcaaatagtcagggactagatcggacatttatcaataattcatagaccaaattgaacaaattaaaattttagggacgAGACTGCACATTAAGTGgtagttcatggaccaaattgagcaaatcgaaaatTCATGGATGAAAtagaacattagatgaaagttcagggatcatttgtgacattttcccttggGCAATAAATGGCAAAAAGTTCCGTTGTTACGTTTATGTTCGGGGATTTTCATTTGTGGTTCATTTACCTGAGAGGGAATTTGTGTAGAATTTGCATATGCTTCTGCTTCTCCGATCATCCCTAATTTTTCGGTGAAGAATTGGGTATGAAAAATACTAGATAATATGTGGTATTTGCGCTGCAGATATAGGACATGGGGTAAACAAGTCAAACAAATGGATCAGGTCGAACTAAAATTTCTGATCTAAATTCACTCATTTTCATACAAAGCAAATTTAGTAGCCCATACTTGACCCATGCTCTACTCATACATTTATATTATCAACCTGTGGAAGTCCATATCCATCAACTTGGcccactttaagctcttatGTGAATGTGttatttagataaaattttgtatcaaatttaaaagtaaaataacaaaataagaagatgtacataaataaataaatataaaaacctAGAAAGAACTATAACAATGTGCATGTGTTgtaacaaaacatttttttttggatgcatGCTTTActcaacaaactaaaaatttaatcCTTTCTCAATAATTTGCGTCAAATTCCATGGCCTACTTATCCTTTCTCGGCACGTATTGCATAGTGACAATTAGCTGGTGTAGTAAATTTacgtctctctcaatttcaccTTACAATTCCACACTTAGTAtccatctctatctctctctctctctctctcacacacacacacacacacacacacacacacacacatcgaATTCTgccaagaaaaatatattgtatTTCAACTAAACATGAAAACGAACACTTTGTGTGCAAATTTAGAGAGCCAATGTATgttcaagaagaaaatgaaccGCTTGCGGCCTTGTCGTCAACAAGCTAGTAGGCCCCGAGTCTCCATGGGCGTCCCGAAACGATCAATAAAGGTAATAGTTACATAAACACAATGAAAAGACAAACTACCATCATAATCAACATCCAAACGATGATGAAAAGTGGAATTAGTgactcacaaaaataaaaaaattactaaccCACCGTTAGGCAGCTGCGTTGGTTGAAAGTCTCTCATTCATCGCCAAAGTCGAGAGTTCAAACCCGCAATTACTAACATGCTAGTCTCCCTCAAGGTATAATCGTCGTTAAAGTCCGAATGTGCCACCGGGTGCTGGAGGACCTTGTGACCCCGAATAGCATAAGTGAAAGGGGGCTCAGGTGGATCCtcagttaccaaaaaaaaaaaaattacttattcatCAAACACCCAAAGCAAAAAGCTAATATCCTCTCAGAAAATACAAGTCCAATCCAATGTATTAATTTCATCATGTGCCCACTATCAGCATGGGTGAGCAAAGCAATCATTTAAAACATTGTTGACTGACAGGAGATGGAAAACACCTCTTCCGAAAGCATTGCGTTGAAGCCGAGTTCATTTCCCGCCGATGCCACACCGCCCCAAAATTGATGTCCACGGCAGCAGTGGCCCTACAACTAGAAATTGCCACGGAAGAAATCAATAGATTGAAACGCTTTCAGGCATGAAAGCACATGACAAGCGCACGCAAAAGTGAAACTCGGAACCCTAGAAATGGAGGAACGAATAGAGTACATCGGATTGTGGGGAGGCCAAAGTGAAGGAGTGGACGGAGACGTGGAAAGGGCAACAATCGAGGGAGTGCGGAGAAAAGAAATCTGGGCGATGTGGCAGgaaaaagtttttcttttttggtaacaCAATAATAATTATGGGAGCTTCGTTATTCTTCCTCAGTACAAAAATGTCTTTGTTGAGGTTTTACTGATATTAAAATTAATGAGATAATGCACATCCTCTTGTATAAAAGCATCATCGATTCTGTGCCCTAAATTTGTTTTCAAGGTGATAAGTAGGTTAGGAATAATTAACGTGAATTAATATGTAATTGAATTTAATCAAGTTCAACTATATGAATAGATTGATTGcaaatacaaaaggaaaaggtattATTACCTGAAAAAGTAAGAATATCTTTGATTAGatttaaaggaaaagagaacaaaaaggaaaagaaaaagaaattatagaaaataatacactttatatttattaatgggaaaaataaacaaaaaaaaaaaaatagaatatctCAGAAAGAAtagaataatatgaaaataaaaaatcaaagaaaaaagctTGGAGGCGCCATGGCACCAGCATTTCAACCTCTGTCCTAGGCGTGGTTAACGGGGCCGTCACCTACTTGGGCCGGTCTCGCAGCCTCTGACAATTTTTTGGGTTGGGCCGCATaggccaaataaaaataaaataaaaataaaataaaagattgcCTACATTGAATTCTCAAATACCGGTTTCAACAAGAAATGCTGGCCCAAAAGAATTTCCAGCAATTTATTGTAGCTGAAGTCTGAATGAGAAGAACCGTGTATTTTTACATAGCAAGCGAATTAGCAATTCAAACGAGCAAGCACCCCAGTTTTGTGAGAAACAGAAATACAACGAGATGATTATTGAGAATGAGAACATGTGTCAAAGACATGCCACAACGTGGAAAAGCTCCATACATAATAAATTTCGCAGGAAGAGGTACGTCAAATAGATACAATCAAAGGTAATCATTATCATTAAAACACTGTAGAGGAGAGATAAGGTACCAATGCCCAAGTCTCAATTTCGGGCTTCACCTCACCACTTCTCAATGGATGACTTTATAAACGTAGCATAACTCATACTATATTTTCTCTATTGACATTTCAATAATTAGGAGTGAATATTTATATGGAAGCCAAAACTCCGgcaccaaaaaaggaaagaggagaaaaagagaaaaaaatggggTTGAATGCCGACTATTTATAGGCACATTGCCGCAGTTTATCATTGGCTTCCAAAGATTGGTGGTGTGGTGGCATGGATATGTGTTGGTCCCATCCGGAAATGAAGGAGCTGCATTCCTTGAATTCACCATGATTTGAGTTTGGATGCCATTCCACGGCTAGCGCTTCCCTGTCTTGTCCTCAATATCTGATGTACTTGGCATGTATGGAAGATATTGGatagtcttcaaactttgacaactTCACTCATCCAGGGACGAGAATCCGGATCTAGTTCAAGGCAGCCAGCAGCCAACTACAAAGCAATCTGGGCACCTTTTTCTGAGTACTCACTTGTGAGCCTTGGATCCATCAATTCGGGCAAAATTCTTTCATCTTCCCTATGTGACCAAAGTACAAACGTCCACGACCAATAAGGTCAAACGGTTTTCATTGACTAGTTACTTCAAAAAtacaaacgatcatttttaggaaaatattttccaaatcaattgACCTTTTAGTTTTAAAGTTAAATTTTGCTACTCTAAATGATAAATAGGAAATTATAATGAGAATAAACACAAATCACGATCTACCGCATGTAGCCTAAAGCAcataaaacaaagaaacaaataatACCTGGTATGGATTTACGTTTTTAAGTAATTATCTATTGCTTGTAGGACGGACGACTACCACATTAACCGGCTACTCTAAGAAACCTAGATTCTCCGTTATGAACTAGGAACCCTTCAGACATGTAGCGTTGAAGCATATAAAAACTTACAGGAAAGAACTTTAATTATGAATCAGTTTCCGTAATTACTGGTTGTGCATCCTATCAAAAGCACCATACCTGATGGGGATCAATCAGGTGTTCGAATGGTATAGTGGACTTTCGGTcgttaataaaaaagaataataaaaccaaaaaagacaatacaatatatatatatatatatatttcacttGCCAGCATTGCACGATTAACGTGGATTACGAATTCGCCTAATATGCACCCTCAAGATCCAATTTTCATATACTTGTAATCAGCCTTTATCATTCCCAAAGGCTGAATAAATCTAGATCACCTAGGAAAACTGACTCGTGAGGGTCCAGCAAATTTTACAGGTTCCTCCTGGacaaaaaaatatgagaaagaCACCAGACATTATTCTCAGAGGAAACAACAGTTGAGAGATGCCTCCGACGAAGAAAAGGACTGCAAGTACTGAGCACCGATCAGTCATTCCACAAGGTACGCTGCGCGTAATGTTCCAGAAGTTCAAGCAAGAAATATGCAATATAATCCATCCAATGATAAGATACCCCAAGGACTGAAAGTAAGGGAATAACATCATTTGGAAACACTCCCCCTCACACTTAATCCGAATCTCTTTGTCTAGTACTAAGTGTgaacatatttaattaaaaagacAAATGAGGTATGGAAATGTTTGAACTTAGGACTTCTAACTCTGACCTCTTTGTCTAGTACTAAGTGTTGACATATTTAATTAAAGAGACAAATAAGGTATGGAAAGATTTGACCTCAGGACCTCTAACTCTGATACCATATGAGATTTTGGTAGACTACTACCaactattcaaaaaatttaagctgttagatgaaaatatggtttaatatttaattactccaACACATACCATTCCTGCAAATCATGACAACATATGAGGACAGAGTAGAGACAGGATGCACAAGAGAAAATTAGGTTATCGGTATATGACCGTCCCTCTAATTTCTTGTCTTTGGTCACGATTGATATCTACCTAATTCAATTCAGTTCTTTGTCAAATTGGTGCACATGTTGTGAATGAGGTGTGTAGATTGGGGCTGTCTCTCCTTTTCTATGCCACAGGATAATTTGACATGTCAAAAATCTTACTCAACCACTTTTGTGCAGGTTATTTGGACATCTCTCATCCACAAATTGCTCGTAGAAACATACACATACCACGCATTAAGTATTCCGATTCAATATAGCCAAGTGTTCCTACGACAGTGCCCGGAGTGAGAGTCATCTCCCTCGAGAACAGTTGCAAGTCCAAAACCAGTAAGCTTGACATTGTAGTCCTAAAAAGACGAGTAATGGAAAAGTCAAACATCgtgattaaaaaggaaaaggaatgtCACCCCAGCTTTTGCTACCTACATCATCTAATAGGATCTTGGAAGGTTTAAAATTACGAAATATCACTGGCGGTTCTGCCTTCCCATGAAGAAAAGCAGAATCTCTGCAGCTTGCAGCGCTATTTTCGTCTTGTTACGCCAAGTGAGAGGCAATTCCGCTACACAGCCCACAAAGAACACAAGaattaactaataaaatatttgtcaTCACAGATAAATCAATATTGCCTTTCTGAAGTCACCATAGTCAAAGATACTTTGGTTAAAACTGATAccaacttttgaaaaataactgcTGAGAATTAGTAGGCAGGACAAGAATATGGTAGAAACTACAGcagattcctttctttttcatgaaaatgaaaataatgctTATGCAAAGGAATATGCCCTACTATTAAAAACATTTAGTATCTTTCGAGAGTTGTTCAATTGGCATGTCCCTTCCATTAAATATCATTACTAGCATACTTGCAAGCCTTGTACTAAGTTTGATCCTCAATACGATACAACTCTAGTGTTCTTGCACCTAAATGACCAAGTTAGAGAGAATTAAGCCTCAAGATTCCCTAAGATGTACTACTGAGAGACAAAGATGATAAAACGTTACTAAAATCACACACGGACGAAGCTGCTAGAAAGTGACATTTCATGACCATATCACATGATCTTCcgctatttctttttctttttccctggcATCGAACTATAATGTCCTCTGAGTATATGATAACATTGAAAGTCTCTGGTATTGCATCCTTTGGTCGGTGGCACATCAAAAGCAAtttacatatataaaaaaattcaggcaGAAGAACATTCAACAGAGTATGAGCattgtaaattatttagaaattatggTTCCGAACCCTACAATCTTCGGAAAGACGTCCATAATAAGGACAAGTGACATTTTTTCCTCCTTAAAATTATTATCCAGATTCTAGTAGCAATCAAATAGTTTTCGTGGGAGACATGACTTCCATATCCATATAGGTGGGTCGTTTTTACCGTGAGTACTTATATAGTACGAACATAATGTAGGACATGTCATTAAGGGCACCAAGCACATGTTAAAGGACAAGTGCGCATACTTTCAAAGAGGTGATCTTTCAAGCTCCCTCGTTGCATATACTCATATATAAGAAGCCTTTGGTTCCCTTCCACGCAATATCCAATTAACTTTACCAAATTTGGATGCACTAGATGACCAAGAATACTCACTTCAGCCTGGCACGTGGAAAGTGCAAGAGTTCAAAAGTCATACTAATCcagaaagaaaatatcatcacatgAAATATTACCAGCCATCGTTCGTAAGCCAGCTGCCCACTTAGCTCGAAAATCTTAACAGCAACAATCAACCCAGTGCCAGGGCTGGCAGGAGCAGTCCCATTTTCTTCAATCCAACCCTTAAAGACTCGGCCAAAACCGCCTTGACCAAGCAGACCCTCGGACTAAAGTTTCTTGTAGCTAACTTAAGATCCTTTAATGAGAATTTCCGCAGCTGAGGAGCGACTACTAATTTCTCATTCGTAAATCCATCGTACAGAGCCAAAACCACCTTTACCAAGAAGACTTGCAGCACTAAAGTTTCTAGCAGCTAACTTAAgatctttaaatttgaatttccgCAGCCAAGAAGCAACTTTAGGTTCCCTTTGAGTTTAGAAGTTGAACGGTCTGCATTAACAGTGGTTGTAGACGAAACCACAGTAGGAGCAGGCTGCTCTCTGCTTGCATCATTTGGAATACTTTGTGCTGCTCAAATACGAAATTAGCATATCAGACGAAACAAGTGACCATCGAACATAGGGAACAATAAGCACCAAGCCACTTCATCTAAACAGGANNNNNNNNNNNNNNNNNNNNNNNNNNNNNNNNNNNNNNNNNNNNNNNNNNNNNNNNNNNNNNNNNNNNNNNNNNNNNNNNNNNNNNNNNNNNNNNNNNNNCCTGTAGCATCATTATATTCGTATTTGGACATAAGGTTTGAATCTCATGCTGCAAATCTGAAGAAGGCTGAATGCCAATCTGTGTATACAAATCAAGTTCAGTAAATGTACCACTGCAAATTACCAACACATTACCAGAAATAAAGCGTTGCGACCTTGATGCTCAAAGATAACTCGGTGACGAATGAACAGCACAGAAGCTAAAGCAACCAGCATCTCGAGGGACAGTAAGTGAAGGAATAGTGCATCGCCCCTTTTTGGAAAGCATATAAAGTGGTTGTTTTTGTAACGGATGAGTCCAGTTTTATGGAAAGTGTATGAAAATGGCCATTTCCATCATTGTGGATATTCTCATCGAGATTACCCTCTGTATCCACAATTTCGAAGACGAAATTTCTCTGGTGGGAACCAGCCACACAAAGCTGAGGCACCTGTAAATCATGCCAACATTAAAACaagtttctgaaattgaaatcATTGTACAGCTAGAAGCAGAAGACTATACTAACTGGTTCTGCAACTCTGAGCTCCTTTTTCTGTTTGGAGCTCTTCCCTTGAATATTTCTTCACCGCCGGTTGTAACAGACAGCGATACTGTATGCAGGTAATGAATGTAGTTATCCCCAGACAGTCAGTAGTTGCTATAAGTTTGAAACTTAAAACACTTGATAGTACAAATATTGAAGCTTCACTTTTTCAGCACAGCTGCTACGTGATGACCATATAAAATCTATTGGAGTTTCCTTCAATATATGAAATGTAAATTCATACCCTCCAATGAACTTAAATGAAATAGATAGTTGTTGGTAAAGAATTGCACCTTTTCTAGATGCCTGGTACTTCTAATCCTTATTATAATAGTTTAAAATTATGAGAACATTTTTCTTACACATACAGAAatatagactttgacaaaagaTTTGGAATCACTATTATTAAGGAACATTACATTCTCAGATCCTTACTCTTCTCCCTACCCACAAATCTGATTACTGACTCCATATTAAATCTTTAGCAAAATTATTATGATAGATGCTGTGTGAACATGAAATACAAACACCATAATTTTAGTTCCTAGCAATAAATATCATCAACTGATATGTCCCAGAAGcaagattaaaagaaaacacCTTTTAAATAAAACTGTGTGATTTTGAGTCCACACCGCAGAAAGCCTGCACTCCAAGAAAAAGGACTCTTATTTACCTCATAAATTGGGAGTACCCAAATCTTTGTTTATAGGTGTCGTGTTGCTTCAATCGATCAACGCTACAATGAATAACTAAAGTTGATCGACCTGGAGTGTAAACTATACTAATTGAATAAACTGTATGGTCAATTCATAAGTTGAAATAAAAGGTGACtcaatgtaattattttaaaatattgattCATCGAGTCTACTAGTTGTATTATGGTAAATTGAAACTCAAACTTTGTTGTGGTTACAGTAAACATCAATATGTGTCGATGATGCTACCTCTAATGTTTCTTATGTTTTACATAATCGCTAAATTCTTCCCATTCCCAATTCAAGCAAGGTTAAAGTAATTTCATCAAGAGATACacgaaaaatttccaaaaaaaaaaaaaaaaaatgaacgagTTTTAGGTTTATACTAGCAGGATTTTTTAACCCTCATCAAGGAAAAGGAATTAatttgaaagaataaaaacaggtatagattagtttagaataaGGATGAAACTTTTCAGTAATAAAAGGTAATAATGATAGGCTGAGTATGTTTTTCTTTACTATAGAATTTCTGAGTTATTTGCTTCTTgtaactttcttttattatattgagAGTGATAAGTCCACCCTTGGTTCAAAATAAACTGCATTGATTTAATGGCAATGTAGGAACTAAGAAGTTAGTTgtgataatcaaaatttagcaATTTTCAAGAGATTAATGAGCTTTatgtagaaaagaaaatgccctATCGATGATGAATCCCATAATAGTTTACGAAGTGATTTTAATGGTAGA
This Eucalyptus grandis isolate ANBG69807.140 chromosome 7, ASM1654582v1, whole genome shotgun sequence DNA region includes the following protein-coding sequences:
- the LOC120295661 gene encoding probable serine/threonine-protein kinase PIX7, with translation MKWLGAYCSLCSMSEGLLGQGGFGRVFKGWIEENGTAPASPGTGLIVAVKIFELSGQLAYERWLAEVSILGHLVHPNLVKLIGYCVEGNQRLLIYEYMQRGSLKDHLFETELPLTWRNKTKIALQAAEI